The Asterias amurensis chromosome 20, ASM3211899v1 region TAAACTATCACAATGCCTGCTTCTCTTCTttcaaaaccaaaccaaaacacAAATGAAGAAAACCtgcaaagagagagagaaagagataTTGCTGTTACTTGCGAGTATTGTCTGTCtataagggcccaatttcatggctcttcttactccccaatagaccgatccattaggctctacccacggcgcacgtgtgagcaagaacacttgcgcctctccaatgcctttctgcacaactgccgcgcgcgccaagcatatgcgcacgcatgtcggactttatttgtcggaccttcgttgctttgtgattggtcaatacgcaatggggcggggcttaatggatcggtctattcagcGCTTACagtcaccattctccgcttgcatGGCAAGCgcccgaatttctgcgctagatGATGGTGAAGAGCAAGTTTAGGCAGGGTATTGCATGCCTGTACACTTTGTttcaaaagggcaagggcaccaaggcatttctccttggtaaagggcacgcTATCAGGgaatttctactgaagcatttcaagggcaccaaggggcatgcaggcaatcgccttcgctgcctccgtgaagtatcaggcctggtagTGTTTTTTATGAAGTTGTTCAGTAAtctttaaacaatttttcaaTCTTTTGAAAATTATAAAATTTATAATCAGTGAGTCCTTGGGAGTTTTATCAGTGATTACTTTGCCCTAGAGAACGAACCTATTAATTTCTAGTCTATTCATCGGCTGCCTCGCTAAGTGGACGGACAGAGTGGAACACTCCTAGCTCTCTCATTCTCTCAAAATCCTTCTGCACGTCGAACGTCTTGTAGAACTCAGCGTATTTGTTCTTCCTCCAGTCATACACTGAAACAATGACAAATGAATACCGGTCAGTCAAATATTCAAAATGCAAATTACCTTAATGTTCTTAGTATTGTGTATGGAATCCAGAAAAAAAGTCTTGTATTAATTTGATCACAAAGGTATGGGACCTTCATACCCTGAACTCCATCATGTTGTATATGTTGGAGGTGTGCAATACAACCTTGGCTAGCCAGGACCCTATTAAGCATGTGAGCACGAATATTATTAAGCgtagaaaaatcttgcttagcagaaacaggttccCAGCTAAAACTCCCAAAAGTTAACATTATTGCATCTGGTACCCCACTGGTTTTTTGCTTaacaaataaatttgctaagcagtactttctgctaaacagcttcatAAGTTAAATCCCCCAAGTCTCTATAAAAAGTTGTCTTACCAAAGTATTTGACCATTGCAGCACCAACGACTGATAGGGCTGCTCCAATGACGAAATGTTTCTTAAGATGCGAGTTTAGTAAGCCTCTCATCTGAGGTCTTGGTAGTGCTGCCATGATGATACTACAAGatcaaataatattaatgatTAGGATGGCGGATCGAACCTCAagagttctaggagtagggccaagtaataaaaaaacaccagttgatcgtccgggtttttccaaaaagaggaggagggcctttttattttttatttctttcaaaggtggccgcaaagtattttaatttaaactgcccaccaattcttcagtttataAACTTTAAAGTCAGCAGtaaaattacttgctgaggtaaatattacttgctgaggtgttgcagttttgagaaacaagtaaaacaatttcaccagAGAAATTTTTGTCTCTACTCTCAGTGCATGCAGATGAGACGAATATTATTTTAGCACGTTCAACAGATTTTAATACGCGACCCTACTTGAGACTAATAAATCTGAAACTTATGTAAACTTAGGTAAATTATATTAGaaaaaacatcttcattcacacaGTGAGTATGGATTCATGGCATGGCCAAAagcttgatctacaaaaggtcctaaaaaaaaaaatttttagtTTAAGAAGGGCTAGGAATATCTATCGCTATCATTCAATTTTTCAATCTATTCTTCTTCCAAGGACCAAGTAAAGTGTAGACTTAATTTATGGTTATTCCATCATGTTTAATACTAATAAGTagactaaaataaaacaaacagaaacactAATCATGCTTATTTAACTACTTAACTCTCCAATTAAcaataatttagtttttacaCACTAGCTCCATGATTACAGAGAGGTCTTTCTTCATGTCTTTTTCTTTAGACTTCACAGAACCAATTCGGCCTACTCcctcttctttctttcttcattcatgtctattattattaaacttgaCTTGACTCTTGATAGTAGCCaaatgtaaaaacaacaaaaacaaggttTTGTTGAGTAATGTATTGTAAATGTAATGTTGATTTTTTACTTTAGGTTCCCAGAGAAACTTGGACTCGATTCATTTGATCATGGGTTCTACCCGAGGTAATTGACCCTCCACGATTCGATCGAACGCAACAGAGAAACGCCGGCAAATTTAGTTCACACAAAAACATGACATTTACAACAACTGTGTTGCTTTCATAATTCATTGTTTATCTGCTATAAAGAAATGTATTATAATCtctgttgtatttattttttaatgtagaTAATACATAATGTAAAGTAGTTTAAACAAACCGTTTAAAATGGTATTCTTACCGTGTAAATGGTCCTCACAACTTTTTTATTCAAAGATGGCTGCCTTCAGTGGCACAACCTTTTTTTCACAGGTCACTCGATAGCTCGACGCAGCAAACACGATCGAAATAACAGCGGGGGCGAACGAAACAATTGTGCTAAAAGCAGTACCGTATGGTGCATACGTGCGCTTCGTTTAGGTGAACGAGGTTGAAAATGCCGTGCTCAAAAATGGTTACCTAAAGTAGGCGGTGCTCTAGAGGGGTGGGGGGATCATAAAGTTGATGATGTCCTTCATTCTCATCCCCTAGATTTCAATAAAACACACCATACAAAAAACGTTGAAAAATGTCGGTTGTGGCATGGATGTATGGTCAAACACACCTtacttaagctct contains the following coding sequences:
- the LOC139952432 gene encoding cytochrome c oxidase subunit 6C-like: MAALPRPQMRGLLNSHLKKHFVIGAALSVVGAAMVKYFVYDWRKNKYAEFYKTFDVQKDFERMRELGVFHSVRPLSEAADE